A single region of the Zygotorulaspora mrakii chromosome 4, complete sequence genome encodes:
- the ZRT1 gene encoding high-affinity Zn(2+) transporter ZRT1: protein MSDADSDFVPSTDPWWKQWDPNNITVAPTEDDDDYDGPSDSWKYCVIQGVYFGGNDYNGWLGARISSIFVILFVSTACTLFPVVSKRVKWLKVHKYVYQFARNFGTGVIVATAYIHLLDPAYTEIGGLSCVGSNGNWSTYAWCPAIILFTVMLTFLVDVTSSFYVERKYGYVHNHRSDEIEDAIVGNAKPVHDAEHHTGAHMHESDEGDSYSKDKQQLGDTKSLQTYTESDVDSVKAEMSFKGEFAAFLILEFGILFHSVMIGLNLGTTGDEFKVLYPVLVFHQSFEGLGIGARLSMIEFPRNKRWWPYVLCIAYGLTTPVCVAIGLGVREKYSGNSYAVNVVSGVLDAISAGVLMYTGLVELLARDYIFNPNRTKSIKEMLFSLWCMFWGAGLMALLGKWA, encoded by the coding sequence ATGTCCGACGCCGATTCTGATTTCGTACCTAGCACCGACCCGTGGTGGAAACAGTGGGACCCAAATAACATCACAGTCGCCCCAACTGAGGACGATGACGATTACGATGGTCCAAGTGATTCCTGGAAGTACTGTGTCATACAAGGTGTCTACTTCGGAGGTAACGATTATAACGGTTGGTTAGGTGCCCGTATCTCTTCCATCTTTGTCATTCTATTCGTCAGTACAGCATGCACTTTGTTTCCTGTTGTATCGAAGAGAGTCAAGTGGTTAAAGGTTCACAAATACGTTTACCAATTTGCTCGTAATTTCGGTACTGGTGTTATTGTGGCTACTGCATACATCCATTTGTTGGATCCCGCCTATACGGAAATCGGTGGTTTGAGTTGTGTTGGATCGAACGGTAATTGGAGTACCTACGCGTGGTGCCCTGCTATTATTCTATTTACCGTCATGTTAACATTTTTGGTCGATGTTACAAGTAGTTTCTACGTCGAAAGAAAGTACGGTTACGTTCACAACCATCGTTCGGATGAGATCGAGGATGCTATCGTTGGTAATGCAAAACCAGTGCACGATGCTGAACATCACACAGGTGCACACATGCACGAATCTGACGAAGGTGACTCTTATTCCAAGGACAAGCAACAATTAGGTGACACCAAATCTCTACAAACTTACACCGAGTCCGATGTTGATTCTGTCAAGGCTGAGATGTCATTCAAAGGTGAATTCGCTGCCTTTTTAATTCTGGAATTTGGTATTCTGTTCCACTCTGTGATGATCGGTTTGAATTTAGGTACTACTGGTgatgaattcaaagttttataCCCTGTTTTGGTCTTCCACCAATCTTTCGAAGGTTTAGGTATCGGTGCTAGATTGTCTATGATCGAATTTCCTCGCAACAAGAGATGGTGGCCATATGTTCTATGTATTGCTTACGGTCTGACAACCCCAGTGTGTGTTGCTATCGGTCTAGGTGTCAGAGAAAAGTATTCCGGTAATTCATACGCCGTCAACGTTGTCTCTGGTGTCCTTGATGCTATTTCCGCTGGTGTTTTAATGTACACTGGTTTGGTCGAACTTCTAGCAAGAGATTATATATTCAACCCTAACAGAACCAAGAGCATTAAAGAAATGCTATTCAGCTTGTGGTGTATGTTTTGGGGTGCAGGTTTAATGGCTCTACTGGGTAAATGGGCTTAA
- a CDS encoding aldo/keto reductase — MVVKQVKFGNTGLKISPVIVGCMSYGSKTWSPWVMEDKEEVFKILKYCYDQGIRTFDTADVYSNGKSERLLGEFLKRYNINRETVVILSKVRFAVDESLTLPLSTLYGTDEQTALTLANQGGLSRKHIMDGVAKSVERLGTYIDVLQIHRMDYDTPMEETMKALNDVIERGDVRYIGASTMKATEFAEMQFVAEKHGWFKFSSWQSMYNLLYREDEREVIPFAKKHNVALIPWSPNNRGLLTRPFGQTTARSDADPRLHDVTEADKEIIKRVEKVAKDKGLSMAQVSSAWVLSKGCYPIIGLSSVERVKEAIGAIDITFTEEESAYLEEPYQPKKQQ, encoded by the coding sequence ATGGTTGTTAAGCAAGtgaaatttggaaacaCAGGTTTGAAAATCTCCCCAGTTATTGTGGGATGTATGTCCTACGGTTCGAAAACTTGGTCTCCTTGGGTGATGGAAGACAAGGAGGAAGttttcaagattttgaaatactgTTACGACCAAGGTATTCGTACTTTCGACACTGCAGATGTTTACAGTAACGGTAAAAGTGAGCGCTTGCTGGGTGAGTTTTTGAAACGCTACAACATCAATAGAGAAACGGTTGTTATCTTGTCTAAGGTCCGTTTTGCCGTTGATGAATCATTGACTCTACCTTTGAGCACCCTTTACGGTACTGACGAACAAACTGCTTTGACATTGGCCAACCAAGGTGGTCTATCACGTAAGCACATCATGGATGGTGTTGCTAAATCTGTCGAAAGATTAGGAACCTACATTGATGTTCTTCAGATCCACAGAATGGATTACGATACCCCAATGGAGGAGACCATGAAGGCTTTGAATGATGTCATTGAACGTGGTGACGTTAGATACATTGGTGCATCCACCATGAAGGCTACCGAGTTCGCAGAAATGCAATTCGTTGCTGAGAAGCACGGTTGGTTTAAATTCTCCAGTTGGCAATCTATGTACAACTTGTTGTATCGTGAGGATGAAAGAGAGGTTATTCCTTTCGCCAAGAAGCACAATGTTGCGCTAATTCCATGGTCCCCAAACAACAGAGGTCTATTGACAAGACCATTTGGACAAACTACTGCAAGATCCGATGCTGACCCTCGTTTGCACGATGTTACCGAGGCtgataaagaaatcatCAAGCGTGTTGAAAAGGTTGCAAAAGATAAGGGTTTGAGTATGGCTCAAGTCTCTTCTGCTTGGGTCTTGAGCAAGGGCTGTTATCCTATCATCGGTTTGAGTTCTGTTGAACGTGTAAAGGAGGCTATTGGTGCTATTGATATCACATTCACTGAAGAGGAATCGGCTTATCTAGAGGAGCCATATCAACCAAAAAAGCAACAGTGA
- a CDS encoding MDR family NADP-dependent oxidoreductase — protein sequence MVRAKQWVLKNTPDFGAPFNFDNDDPNATFELKSFDISPDDLKKGEILVETYLLSNDPAQKFWIATVDRNYSKGTQLGENIPARGIGKILASKNDNYSVGDYVTGRLCWTTAIIIGDPIAADVRKICPEEGDELWWYLSVYGSTALTAYFIFYKYLGLSETEKHYGKQFLISGAAGAVGTICVQLAVNVFKASKVIAIAGGSEKINYLESLGKVVVGVDYKDERFEQNLIKAAAENSVDYFVDNVGGSILDIGVKTLKIQGTIIACGSISGYNHPEELVFKNYVSVITKRLTLKGLLVTDCRENFPEAMKKLKKLVKDKSIDAKHSATLVDAEDDKFIYVPTIWSGLFQGINRGKLITVVKGMDQSRFAKGE from the coding sequence ATGGTCAGAGCTAAACAATGGGTTTTAAAGAACACTCCTGATTTTGGTGCACCCtttaattttgataatgatgatccAAATGCAACATTTGAActgaaatcttttgatatatcTCCAGATGACTTAAAGAAAGGTGAAATCCTAGTTGAAACTTATCTGCTTTCTAATGATCCGGCccagaaattttggataGCTACTGTAGATCGGAATTATTCGAAAGGAACGCAATTAGGTGAAAATATCCCCGCAAGAGGTATCGGAAAGATTCTGGCAAGCAAGAATGATAATTACTCTGTAGGCGACTATGTTACTGGTAGACTTTGTTGGACTACGGCTATAATTATAGGCGACCCCATAGCTGCCGATGTTCGGAAGATTTGCCCTGAGGAAGGTGACGAGTTATGGTGGTATTTATCTGTATATGGGAGCACCGCTTTGACTGcatatttcatcttttacAAGTATTTGGGCTTGAGCGAGACTGAGAAACACTATGGTAAAcaatttttaatatctggTGCTGCAGGTGCTGTTGGAACTATTTGTGTACAACTAGCTGTCAACGTTTTTAAAGCGTCAAAAGTAATTGCAATTGCGGGTGGAAGtgaaaagatcaattaCCTGGAGAGTCTAGGAAAAGTTGTCGTTGGGGTGGACTATAAAGATGAACGTTTTGAGCAAAACCTTATAAAAGCAGCTGCTGAAAACAGTGTCGACTACTTTGTTGATAACGTCGGTGGCTCGATACTAGATATAGGTGTGAAAACGTTAAAAATTCAGGGGACAATAATTGCTTGTGGCTCAATTAGCGGTTACAACCATCCCGAAGAGTTagttttcaagaattatgTTTCAGTaattacaaaaagattGACTTTGAAGGGTTTACTAGTCACAGACTGTagagaaaattttccaGAAGCAATGAAGaagctaaaaaaattagtGAAAGATAAAAGTATTGACGCTAAACATTCTGCTACTCTCGTGGATGCAGAGGATGATAAGTTCATTTACGTTCCTACTATTTGGAGTGGATTATTTCAAGGTATTAATAGAGGAAAACTGATAACCGTCGTTAAAGGCATGGATCAGAGTCGGTTTGCTAAGGGTGAATGA
- a CDS encoding SDR family oxidoreductase, with protein MSVLVTGATGFIALHIVGDLLDQNYKVIGTVRSEAKADKLKRQFGNNPNFVTEIVADIAAPNAFDHVLQKYHKDIKVVLHTASPFHFQSTDYEKDLLNPAVLGTKSILESIKKYGADTVERVVITSSFAAIMDVRTVNDPSTTYTEADWNPDTWEGCQANPMTAYCGSKKFAEKTAWDFLEANKDVLKFKLATVNPVYVFGPQKFDEDVTEHLNTSCEVVNGLLHSSADVPVNNQIRGQYIDVRDVSKAHLLAFQKENTIGKRLGLSVESFVCQDVVDILNEDFPTLKGKLPTGDRKAADAIAFSSFDTSESKKILGFKFRTLRETVDDMTTQILKKEGRL; from the coding sequence ATGTCTGTATTAGTTACTGGTGCTACTGGGTTCATTGCCCTACACATTGTTGGCGATTTGCTAGACCAAAATTACAAGGTTATTGGTACCGTGAGATCTGAGGCAAAAGCTGATAAGTTGAAGAGACAATTTGGCAATAATCCAAATTTTGTCACTGAAATCGTTGCAGACATAGCAGCTCCCAATGCATTCGATCATGTATTGCAAAAATACCACAAAGACATCAAAGTCGTTCTGCACACGGCTTCACCTTTCCACTTCCAGTCTACTGACTATGAGAAGGATTTGCTTAATCCAGCCGTCCTTGGTACTAAGAGTATTTTGGAGTCTATCAAGAAATACGGTGCCGACACAGTAGAGCGTGTTGTCATAACCTCGTCATTTGCTGCAATCATGGATGTACGTACCGTTAACGATCCTTCCACTACCTATACTGAAGCTGATTGGAACCCGGACACTTGGGAGGGTTGTCAAGCCAATCCTATGACTGCATACTGTGGATCCAAGAAATTTGCTGAGAAAACAGCTTGGGATTTCTTGGAAGCTAATAAGGACGTACTCAAATTCAAGTTGGCTACCGTTAATCCTGTGTATGTTTTCGGTCCTCAAAAGTTCGACGAGGATGTTACCGAGCATTTGAACACATCCTGTGAAGTTGTCAACGGCCTATTACATTCATCAGCAGATGTCCCAGTGAACAATCAAATTCGTGGTCAGTATATTGATGTCCGTGATGTATCAAAAGCCCACTTGTTGGCATTCCAGAAGGAGAATACCATCGGCAAGAGATTAGGTCTCAGTGTTGAGAGTTTTGTCTGTCAAGATGTAGTTGATATCTTGAACGAAGATTTTCCAACACTGAAGGGTAAATTACCAACCGGAGATAGAAAGGCAGCTGATGCTATtgctttctcttctttcgACACCTCTGAATCCAAAAAGATCTTGGGCTTCAAATTCAGAACCTTGAGAGAAACCGTCGATGACATGACCactcaaattttgaagaaggagGGAAGGTTATAG